One Cardiocondyla obscurior isolate alpha-2009 linkage group LG02, Cobs3.1, whole genome shotgun sequence genomic window, GCTTCTGATTTTTCTTAGAATCAGTACCGTATAAacagatgcttctgattcttgttACATTCAGTACCATCTAAACAGATGCTTCTGATGTTTCTTAGAATCAGTACCATCGTATTAcatgcttctgattcttgttATATTCACTGACTCAATGATCGCGGCAAACCTCACGTCGGAAGCTCTGGGCATTTTGACAGCAACAAGCAACATAACCCTCGTACTCCCGATACTCGTTGCACTACTTTTCTTTCAACGGGTCTTTACTCGTGTCGTCTCTGAACTCGGTGAAGGAACCAGCAATGATGAATAACGATCAAGTTCAGAGCGTCGCATTGCGGTTTCCGATCAACTCCCATCGGCAAAAACGGCGGACATCGGGAGCTCAAAACGGACGGCGAATAAAGTGACCCGCGATATGTCGAACGCGCACTTTACGTTTACGCGTACTGAACGTTCACTgactcgaaaataattattgcgatGAACATCACGTCGGAACTGTCGGAAACTCCGTGCGTTTCAACCGCAATACGAACTTTGCACTCGCGAGTTTgtagcagttttttttttcaacgggTTTTCACTTGAGTCGTCTCTGAACTTGGTGAAGGAACCGGCGACGATGTAAAAGCGATCGAGTTCAGAGCGTCACTTTACGACTTTCGATCAACTCCCATTGGTTGAAATTGTGTTCATGTACATACGTGCATAGATgtacaagtaaaatataaaataattatgtacgtCCAACTATATAAATACGTACATAGACATGCATTTACTTTCAATCATTTTTGCATTTGTAATTGACATTGGCAACTTATTTTGactcaaattaaataatagaataagtGCCAGTATTTCactattttaattcaaatattaaaaatgaagaatGGGCTCCTCCAACGCCCAGTCTCGTGAGAACGCAAccaagaattatattttcgtctcttcgttttaattttacatataattttaatatttagtacCGTCAAAAGAGACGCTTCTAATTTTCAGTACAATTACCTGAAAAGAtgcatgtattattttattaataacgatcaATATTTGATGTATGCCTCTAATAAAAATCAGTACCATCTGAATAGacttttactattattttgctaataacgtaaaaaatgattcatttattacacttttttttcataacatCAAGTAATACATAGCGAAATGCATTTTTCTGTATGTATGTTACTAGTTTGTTATGGGGAAAGGTATCAGTTTATTGtcttgtattattttcataaaatgaTTTCTCATGGCCCATACGTTcttggaatattttattttgcaaggATTATCTCCTAGAGCAACCGTTGTGGCAAAAGCCGCTGCGTATATACCACAACTTTCGTAATCAGGTTGCATATCAACATTTTCAAATATGATATCGCATTGCCTGATTGTAGGATATCGTAAAcgtatataattcttttctttggCAGCCAAAGTGTCATATGTATAGTTCGGCATACTATCATATACATGAATTTTGGCGCCATCAAAAAATATGCACCGCCAGTGCATAAtttcttctaatttattatacattttggGGCAACTACTTTTCCCACCAATGATTTGCAAGCTTTTATTGCTCTGACTAGTTTCAATTATATCAGAATACGACTGATACTGCACACTTTGAGTTTCAAAGTCAGAGTTTTCTCTCACAACACGTAAAAATGAATCTAGCGATTCATCATTTAACATGTCGTTGGACAAGACGTTTTTTCTTACAACAGAAAcaggaataataattttatctaaatttattttacgtcttGTCTTATCGTCTTCagatataatttgttttgtaattgtattaatatacagggtgtccgaaatatgattagcaatattaaaactgtgggtaaagaatcagatttggagacgaaaagtcttttacgaatttgtaaaattcgtaaccattattgaaaaaaaaattaatttgtctagcgcaagagcgacaaggaagccacgtgtgagtgagcgcgacaggcgacggcgccattcctaacCATTCGTatgtatgtaaattatgttataataataatattatatataatataaaaaaatttttataaataagtgtgtgtgtgtgtgtgtgtgtgtgtgtgtgtgtgtgagtgtgtgtgtgtgtgtgtgttgttgcaccggagcggtgcacggggtccgtcctccgaatattacacTTTCCAGTGTAATCGGTGGCACGggtttttgtaaataaatatacttttagttgtataaagtatattgatgaatttatttctccttGATGTTTCGGtgatagagttacgagtcgctacctcAAACTCCcgaactgacttgcacgagcttcggagctcgtgcattatatattattattttttagtcttgtcagcgaaatagcagaaggaagtggccgcgtgccctactgccttctgctgatagcgcgtgatgtcgaaaggctgacaagacggattcttgagctcagcagattccaacagtttggtAATCTACTgagttgtgtataaaaatgtgtcgcgcgtggtggtcaatgaccagcgtgcgctgtcgggttacaacatccctcccccctaggggaaaagaaaaagagtgagtttctcaatctttttcttttttacaattcttagttattatattatacatttttatgctTCTTCGATCTCCGTCGCAGCGGAGTTTTTTACCTTTGGTTTTAGTGTTTGCGGCGGAAGAGcaggaattttatttctattatattttttaactattgcGATGGTTATAATTACAATGATGGTTATTGTTATGAGGAATGTGCCGCCGCTGGTAGAGTATAcaagtattttatgtatagGTATTTTGTTTGCCTTGTCTACTTCGTCGTCTAACTCGTCGAGGCTATTCGTTAATTGTTGTAGTTCTCGCGGGTTAGATATAATTGTTTCGCCTTGTAACTCATTCTGCTTTAATTTGAGATTTCTTAACATAATGTTTTTTCGGTCGAGTGTCAGGTTGTATGCAGGTAAGCGTGTCATGATGAGTGATTCATGCACGCTTTTGGTTCGTATTGATATGTCAGCTGTTATTACCTCACATTCGCCGAAAATAGTAAGTTTACCGgtgtgtttaattttaataatattcctgGGGtggtttaaacaaaatatttggaTCTCCTGTTCTTCCGTAGTTGAGAATATCCATGATTGGGCTTCGTGTAGGGAGATCCATATGGTCGCTCTTGATAGGAGGTGTCGGGTTTTGCACTGCGTCGGTTGTCGATCAAGTCTCGTGAGTGCTTGTATTTCGCACGGGGCATTTGCCTTTGCGTGGTATATCGGATGGCTCTGAGTGCACACGTACTGTTTGTCGCTGcgtttacatttttctaaCTCGGTCGCGGTTAATTTTAggtagttattattttctttgtcgaaagcgattatttcattgtcgttatttattacgttgaatatatttttaccaCTATACACGGGGATTGCCGTGACTCGTATtacttcaaaattttcatatccCACTATcgggaattttataattgttattattgcaTTTCTTTTGTAATACGCGCTGATCTCTGCGTATTCGTGGATATTGTACCAACTTTGTTCGTTGATACGAAATGGGAAGTGATTTCCCCTTCTTAATTTTCCTGCGGCTTCCTTTAGCTCCGCTAGTATTTTTTCTAACGGAAATAACCGCAGATTCAGCATGTCGGATTTTGAATGTGTCAAGAAATCCGTGATGTCGTGCACATCATTTAATGTGTTTGTGATCAATGTTCTTACTATAGACACGAAATCTAATGCGTACAGTCGGTGTGTTATCTGGCCAAGTTTCCAGCTCACTGCCGCTGTCGCGTTagctagatttttaatatgttggtCCATCTTACTTTCTGTTTCTCGGATGTGACCTATCGTTGTgttcagaatttttatctgattttttgCGATATGCTGCAAAGTTTGTTGTTGCGAGTGTAGTATTTCTAGTTGTTCCGCGATTTGTTTTTCGTCGTCTACGTCCATCAGGCCAAATAATGCTTTTCCCGCTTTCCCAACGAAATCAATTAAACCTCTCTTTTGTGTTGCGGACCCATATATTACTTGCAGCCGGTTTATTGCGGTTGTTAATTTGTCGTATTCGGCGAGCGTTGTGtattattatacttatatattatatatattatatatacttatatattataaaatagctCGTTGCACTTGCCACCTATGTTTTCTTCATGTGCCTCATGGAAGTAATTGCAGagtttttctgctttttccgtgtaattttgtattttcttgtaTCGCGCTTTGATAGTTGAGACATCAGTCATAATTACGAACTTCCATGTAGACGTAGCTATTTGCAGAAATCCCTGGCTCTCATAATATAATCCGGGGGTGTGTGTAAACCGGGCGAGAAAATACGGTGGTGTGTGTGTATCTGTGTTTTCTCCTATGTTCCTGGCTTGCGTTACCGTGCACGCAAGTCTGAAAAATGAGTAGCCTTTCTTACTGTGTGttagttttgattttatatttctatgtGGAAGTGTCTGTCAGTGTCGTGGTTTCCAACGTCTACAGTGGGAACGTCTTTTTGATGAGGTGAGTgcatattacgattaaaatttcacttatctaaactttttattttttgcacggCTCAagttccttttttcctttactGCTGCCTTCTACTTTCAGAGACTCTTTAGTCTGTCTCGAGCAGTCTGTCGTTAACGAGTCcgttttttcgttttcaaaaaaagtaaaaaaaaattttttatttattgtgcgtttttttttttttttttttttttttttttatatgtgatGTGTGGTGGTCGGTTTTATAACTTCTCTTTTGTTTCCAATGAGTGAGAACGTGTCTTCTGGATGCTATCGGTGCGACGAGCCCCGATTTGCCCCCCTGTGTTTGGGGCATAGTATGTCGCGGGCTTGCCTGCATTTTTGCCCGCGGTGCCGGAGCACTTATGCTCCTCGGTACTGCGAGGAGTGCTCCGTGGTTGCTTTGTCGCCTAGTTCAACGGCGACAACGGTGCCGGAGCACTCGGCAGGCCCGTCGACTTCGACCGGGGGCACCCGTGGGGCTGCCGCCCCCGTTGTACATGCCGCCCATCGGTGGATTCCCTCCGACGGTCTGCAGGGAGCTTACTACCGGGGGGATTGTGGTGGAGGAGCTACCTGAGTTTTCTCatcttccccctttccccccggAGGATCAACCATCAAGCCTCCTGCCATCGGAGGCATCTTCGCGGATGTCATCACCGGTGGAGCCGAGAACGCCGGATACTGATCCTCTGGCCCTGGATCCTCCTTATCGGTCGCCGCCCCCCgaatcgccgccgccaccgtatTCTTTGGTGACTTATCGTTCGGGGGTGTCTGCGGCCCCGGACCCAGGGTCATCGCCGGCGCCTCCTTATGGTCTGCGGGAAATCATCACCCGGGTGGAGGACCGGGACTTGTGTGTGCGGCTCGCCGAGGATGGCTCTCGCACCGTTGATGTCCTGCAGTCTGgtgagttatttttttatttgccgcttTTGGGCTTTGAACTCTGTTCCTTCCTGCTGTTGATCCGTCGTCCAGTCCCCTCATCCAATGCTTCTGGGtatcaattttctgtttgctcTGTGGCATGACTCTTCTTTtgccttttctctttctctctgttttaccgactcaccatatccttttccttttaatgTTCGATAAATAGTTTTAACCGGTTAGCGTGAACGCGAAtggttttccttcccttttttatcgtataatttatttcgccgtgtttttctattattacgtATGGTCCCACCCATTGCGCGTCGAGTATCTTTGATCGCCCTCGCCGTACTGCTTCGTCGTGTAATAGTACGGAATCTCCGACTTTGAATGATTTAGGGTTTGTTCGTATGTCGaagtttatttttgcttttaatttttcctcctTAGCGTGTTCTCGCGCTAAGAAATTCGATGCTCGTAGCCGTTCTCGGAGTTCTTGTACGTAATCTCCGTATGAATACGTTTGCTTTGGTGTGCCTGACACTGCTGTAGGCAGCAAAGCTTGGTGTCCATAGATGAGCTCGAATGGTGTGAAACCCGTAGCTGTGTGTGGCGTGGTATTATACGTGAACATAGCATACGGTAACCATTTGTCCCAATCTGTTTGTTCCTCGTTTAGATAATGTCTTAGATACTCGGCGAGTGTTCTGTGCGATCTTTCCAATGCGCCATTTGTTTCAGAGTGGTAGGCggttgtttgtattttttcaatttttagtaGCTTGCagatttgtttaaacattttgcTTGTAAAATTCGTTCCTTGATCCGTGAGTAGTTTCTCCGGTATTCCATGCTCGAATACGATCTTCGTTATAAATGCTTTTGCCACTGTCAGCGCTTCTTGGTTGGTAATTGGAATCGCCTTActaaatttcgttaaggcGTCTTGGaacgttaatatatatttgttcccTTCGTTTGACACGGAGAGTGGCCCTACAATATCCAGGGCGCATTTTTCAAAAGGTCGTTTAGGCGTATCTGTGATCGTTAGTGGCATTTTTGTTTGcctacttaatttatttttctggcaTGTTTCACatctttttatgtatttttcgaCATCCTTTGTTAGTCCATGCCAGTTATGTTTTAATCTCAATCGATTTATTGTTCGTGATACtccctggtgtcctcccaGTGGAGAgtcgtgatattcttttaaaattttttctttttcttctgtcGTATAGTTTCGCGTTTCAGTGGTCGTATTTATGCTGACAGTTTTTTCGAGCGGCGGTTTTCTACTGAGCGCGTCTgcgttcgtatttttctttcctgccTTGTGTAGAATTTCGTATGtatattcttctaattttaatcgccatcgGATTAATCGCGACCCTGGGTCATTTACAATAAAAAGCCAGGTTAGTGGTTTATGATCCGTAATGATGGTGAATTTTGTTCCATAGATGTATGATCTAAAATGTTTCACGGCCCAGACTATGGCtagtaattctttttcagttgttgtgtaatttttttctgctttattCAATATGCGGCTTGCATAAGAGATCGGCCTGTCTTCTCCGATTTCACCTTGCGAAAGTGTGGCTCCGATTGCTTGGTCGGAGGCGTCCgttgtgattaaaaattttttcgcaaaatttgGGTAATTTAATACCGATGCAGtagttaatttttccttgagCATTTCAAATGCTTGCTGCTGCTCTATCTCCCACTTAAATTCTTGGCCTTTTCTAGTTAGATTTGTTAATGGTTTTGCTATTTTTGAAAAGTCAGCGATGAATTTTCTATAGTATCCGGACAATCCGATAAAAGATTGAATATCCTTGATTCTTTTCGGAGTCGGATAATTTCTTACGACGGATATTTTAGACGGGTCTGGCCGTATTCCGTCTTCTGCTATTATATGTCCCAAGTACAGAACTTCTTTTCGTAGAAATTCGCATTTCCctggttgtaattttaaattgtgttTTCTTAGCcttttaaaaacttcttttaGTCGTTCATTATGCTCATGGAGAGTAGGGCCGTATATTACTATATCATCAAGGTATACCACACACTTGATGCCTTGTAAACCAGATAAGACTGCATTCATCAGCCGTTGAAATGTGACTGGTGCATTTTTTAGTCCGAACGGCATacgattaaattcgtaatgtcCCAGAGTCGTTGAGAAGGCGGTTTTATTCCGGTCCTTATCGTGCATCGGAATCTGATGATATCCCGATGCTAAATCTAACGTGGAAAAGTACTTTGCTTGTCCTAGTTGATCTAGTATGTCTGTGACGGCTATTTTTACAGTCGCTTCCCGTATGCCCTTGTTTTCCGCATTTTTGGCAATTTATGCTGCTCCGTGAAATTACTGACGGGTATGTTTTTCCGTTTTCCGTGTAAACCCGCGCGGGGGTTCCCTGTTGCCGTTCTTCAATTGTGGCTCCTGCGACTGCCTCAGAGAGGATCGTGTAATTGCGGGAACGTATTATCATTTGGAGATGCTTGTGCAATCCGTTTTGATATACGACCAGTACTTGTTTTTGTAGAGAGTTCCAAATACCTAATTTTTGTTCGTGCGAGTATGCGGCATCGTCACTCAATGCGTCGTATAAATCCGTCGTTAGTCGGTCTGCTCTTGCTCCGAATGCTTGAGCGCTTTCGCT contains:
- the LOC139110377 gene encoding uncharacterized protein codes for the protein MDVDDEKQIAEQLEILHSQQQTLQHIAKNQIKILNTTIGHIRETESKMDQHIKNLANATAAVSWKLGQITHRLYALDFVSIVRTLITNTLNDVHDITDFLTHSKSDMLNLRLFPLEKILAELKEAAGKLRRGNHFPFRINEQSWYNIHEYAEISAYYKRNAIITIIKFPIVGYENFEVIRVTAIPVYSGKNIFNVINNDNEIIAFDKENNNYLKLTATELEKCKRSDKQYVCTQSHPIYHAKANAPCEIQALTRLDRQPTQCKTRHLLSRATIWISLHEAQSWIFSTTEEQEIQIFCLNHPRNIIKIKHTGKLTIFGECEVITADISIRTKSVHESLIMTRLPAYNLTLDRKNIMLRNLKLKQNELQGETIISNPRELQQLTNSLDELDDEVDKANKIPIHKILVYSTSGGTFLITITIIVIITIAIVKKYNRNKIPALPPQTLKPKVKNSAATEIEEA